A part of Eschrichtius robustus isolate mEscRob2 chromosome 20, mEscRob2.pri, whole genome shotgun sequence genomic DNA contains:
- the SMTNL2 gene encoding smoothelin-like protein 2 isoform X1: protein MEPAPDAEEARTVREALGRYEAALEGAVRALHEDMQGLQRGVEQRVAEALHLAGPLARTVTELQRDNQRLQAQLERLTRQVEALGLKTGLAPAPGTPSPPPAPGVPDRGPRLGTARFASHATFSLSGRGQSVDHHDEAGELEMRRTSNSCIVENGHQPGAGPGDGPPETTQTVPAPEPPKPRPANLSLRLPHQPVTAVTRVSERFSGETSAAALSPTSAAVLGGLSPSEATTPWTPSPSEKNSSLPRSLSSSGHRAVTASRSNDSPPLVTPPRSLPSPQPPATTQAHRPGEHRRELVRSQTLPRTSGAQARKALFEKWEQDTAGKGKGETRAKLKRSQSFGVASASSIKQILLEWCRNKTLGYQHVDLQNFSSSWSDGMAFCALVHSFFPDAFDYNALSPAQRRQNFELAFTMAENLANCERLIEVEDMMVMGRKPDPMCVFTYVQSLYNHLRRFE from the exons ACGAGGCGGCGCTGGAGGGCGCGGTGCGCGCGCTGCACGAGGACATGCAGGGGCTGCAGCGCGGCGTGGAGCAGCGCGTGGCCGAGGCGCTGCACCTGGCCGGGCCGCTGGCGCGCACGGTGACCGAGCTGCAGCGCGACAACCAGCGGCTGCAGGCGCAGCTCGAGCGCTTGACGCGCCAGGTGGAGGCGCTGGGCTTGAAGACCGGGCTGGCCCCCGCGCCCGGCACGCCCAGCCCTCCGCCCGCGCCTGGCGTCCCGGACCGCGGGCCCCGTCTGGGCACCGCGCGCTTTGCCAGCCACGCCACCTTCTCGCTGTCCGGCCGAGGCCAG AGCGTGGATCACCATGACGAGGCCGGCGAGTTGGAGATGAGAAGGACCTCAAACTCGTGCATCGTCGAGAACGGGCACCAGCCTGGGGCAG GTCCAGGTGATGGACCCCCTGAGACCACCCAAACCGTCCCGGCACCAGAGCCCCCCAAGCCTCGCCCTGCGAACCTCTCCTTGCGGCTGCCTCACCAACCAGTCACGGCTGTCACGCGAGTCTCTGAGAGGTTCTCTGGGGAGACGTCAGCCGCAGCTCTCTCGCCCACGTCTGCCGCCGTCCTGGGGGGCCTCAGCCCCAGCGAGGCCACCACACCCTGGACTCCCAGTCCCAGTG AGAAGAATTCTTCTCTCCCACGGTCTTTGTCCAGCTCTGGCCACAGGGCAGTGACGGCCAGCAGGAGCAACGACAG CCCACCTCTGGTGACGCCACCGCGGTCTCTCCCGTCCCCGCAGCCACCAGCCACGACTCAGGCCCATCGGCCCGGGGAGCATCGCCGGGAGCTGGTGAGGTCGCAGACGCTGCCCCGCACCTCGGGGGCGCAGGCCCGGAAGGCGTTATTTGAGAAATGGGAGCAGGATACAGCTGGCAA GGGGAAGGGCGAGACCCGGGCGAAGCTGAAGCGCTCGCAGAGCTTCGGCGTGGCCAGCGCCAGCAGCATCAAGCAGATTCTGCTCGAGTGGTGCCGCAACAAGACGCTCGGCTACCAG CACGTGGACCTGCAGAACTTCTCCTCCAGCTGGAGCGACGGGATGGCCTTCTGCGCCCTGGTGCACTCCTTCTTCCCCGATGCCTTTGACTACAACGCCCTGAGCCCCGCACAGCGGCGGCAGAACTTCGAGCTGGCCTTCACCATGGCCGA GAATCTGGCCAACTGTGAGCGCCTCATTGAGGTGGAGGACATGATGGTGATGGGCCGCAAGCCGGACCCCATGTGCGTCTTCACTTACGTCCAGTCTCTGTACAACCACCTGCGTCGCTTTGAGTGA
- the SMTNL2 gene encoding smoothelin-like protein 2 isoform X2, translating into MEPAPDAEEARTVREALGRYEAALEGAVRALHEDMQGLQRGVEQRVAEALHLAGPLARTVTELQRDNQRLQAQLERLTRQVEALGLKTGLAPAPGTPSPPPAPGVPDRGPRLGTARFASHATFSLSGRGQSVDHHDEAGELEMRRTSNSCIVENGHQPGAEKNSSLPRSLSSSGHRAVTASRSNDSPPLVTPPRSLPSPQPPATTQAHRPGEHRRELVRSQTLPRTSGAQARKALFEKWEQDTAGKGKGETRAKLKRSQSFGVASASSIKQILLEWCRNKTLGYQHVDLQNFSSSWSDGMAFCALVHSFFPDAFDYNALSPAQRRQNFELAFTMAENLANCERLIEVEDMMVMGRKPDPMCVFTYVQSLYNHLRRFE; encoded by the exons ACGAGGCGGCGCTGGAGGGCGCGGTGCGCGCGCTGCACGAGGACATGCAGGGGCTGCAGCGCGGCGTGGAGCAGCGCGTGGCCGAGGCGCTGCACCTGGCCGGGCCGCTGGCGCGCACGGTGACCGAGCTGCAGCGCGACAACCAGCGGCTGCAGGCGCAGCTCGAGCGCTTGACGCGCCAGGTGGAGGCGCTGGGCTTGAAGACCGGGCTGGCCCCCGCGCCCGGCACGCCCAGCCCTCCGCCCGCGCCTGGCGTCCCGGACCGCGGGCCCCGTCTGGGCACCGCGCGCTTTGCCAGCCACGCCACCTTCTCGCTGTCCGGCCGAGGCCAG AGCGTGGATCACCATGACGAGGCCGGCGAGTTGGAGATGAGAAGGACCTCAAACTCGTGCATCGTCGAGAACGGGCACCAGCCTGGGGCAG AGAAGAATTCTTCTCTCCCACGGTCTTTGTCCAGCTCTGGCCACAGGGCAGTGACGGCCAGCAGGAGCAACGACAG CCCACCTCTGGTGACGCCACCGCGGTCTCTCCCGTCCCCGCAGCCACCAGCCACGACTCAGGCCCATCGGCCCGGGGAGCATCGCCGGGAGCTGGTGAGGTCGCAGACGCTGCCCCGCACCTCGGGGGCGCAGGCCCGGAAGGCGTTATTTGAGAAATGGGAGCAGGATACAGCTGGCAA GGGGAAGGGCGAGACCCGGGCGAAGCTGAAGCGCTCGCAGAGCTTCGGCGTGGCCAGCGCCAGCAGCATCAAGCAGATTCTGCTCGAGTGGTGCCGCAACAAGACGCTCGGCTACCAG CACGTGGACCTGCAGAACTTCTCCTCCAGCTGGAGCGACGGGATGGCCTTCTGCGCCCTGGTGCACTCCTTCTTCCCCGATGCCTTTGACTACAACGCCCTGAGCCCCGCACAGCGGCGGCAGAACTTCGAGCTGGCCTTCACCATGGCCGA GAATCTGGCCAACTGTGAGCGCCTCATTGAGGTGGAGGACATGATGGTGATGGGCCGCAAGCCGGACCCCATGTGCGTCTTCACTTACGTCCAGTCTCTGTACAACCACCTGCGTCGCTTTGAGTGA